One Ricinus communis isolate WT05 ecotype wild-type chromosome 7, ASM1957865v1, whole genome shotgun sequence genomic region harbors:
- the LOC8274243 gene encoding LOW QUALITY PROTEIN: GDSL esterase/lipase At2g30310-like (The sequence of the model RefSeq protein was modified relative to this genomic sequence to represent the inferred CDS: deleted 1 base in 1 codon), with product MAAAINLFLIFTIFFCTCNAAKKPTPLPTFPAILVFGDSVMDSGNNNYILTWIKANYHPYGQDYAGGIPTGRFSNGKLIPDMLASILGIKETVPPFLDPRLSNDDLITGVNFASAGSGFDDSTSIFSQANPVSKQIELFRNYIERLKGIVGEEKALKIIHSALVILSAGTNDWFFNFYDIPARRLHFNVSGYQDFLLDKIHSVAKELYDLGCRSMVVSGLGPTGCLPVQMSRSLQNLSQRHCLKDQNRDSQAYNQKLVKLLSQMQATLPGSRIVYNDFYRPVIDMITYPKKYGFSETKKGCCGSGLLQVSFLCDPWTPTCEDPSKFLFWDMIHPTLIAYQYLVRYMVKDVLPKFF from the exons ATGGCTGCAGCAATCAACTTATTCCTTATCTTTACAATCTTTTTCTGCACTTGCAATGCTGCCAAGAAACCAACTCCTTTACCTACATTTCCAGCCATTCTTGTCTTTGGTGATTCAGTAATGGATTCTGGCAATAACAACTATATCCTGACGTGGATCAAAGCTAATTATCATCCCTATGGTCAAGATTATGCAGGGGGGATTCCAACAGGAAGGTTTTCAAATGGAAAACTAATTCCTGACATGTTGGCTTCAATTCTTGGAATTAAAGAAACTGTTCCTCCTTTTCTGGATCCTAGACTT TCCAATGATGATCTCATTACTGGTGTTAATTTCGCATCAGCTGGTTCCGGATTTGATGATTCAACCAGTATATTTTCCCAAGCTAACCCTGTTTCCAAGCAAATAGAGCTCTTTAGAAACTATATAGAGAGACTTAAAGGAATTGTCGGGGAAGAAAAGGCTCTGAAGATAATTCATAGTGCTTTGGTGATTCTTAGTGCTGGAACAAATGATTGGTTCTTTAATTTCTACGACATTCCTGCAAGAAGGTTGCACTTCAATGTAAGTGGATACCAAGATTTCCTATTGGATAAGATCCACAGCGTTGCTAAG GAATTATATGATCTCGGTTGCCGTTCGATGGTTGTAAGCGGGCTTGGGCCAACAGGATGCTTACCTGTACAAATGAGTAGGAGTCTTCAGAATCTATCACAGAGACATTGCTTGAAGGATCAGAATAGAGATTCTCAAGCTTACAATCAAAAGCTTGTGAAGCTATTAAGTCAAATGCAGGCAACTCTTCCGGGGAGCAGAATTGTCTATAATGATTTCTATAGACCAGTAATTGACATGATTACTTATCCAAAAAAATATG GTTTTAGTGAAACCAAGAAAGGGTGCTGCGGAAGTGGACTACTTCAGGTATCATTTCTGTGCGATCCATGGACTCCAACGTGCGAAGACCCTtctaaattcttattttgGGATATGATTCATCCAACTTTAATAGCCTACCAGTATCTTGTTAGATATATGGTGAAGGATGTTCTTCCTAAATTTTTCTAG
- the LOC8274242 gene encoding protein RDM1, translating to MALRSDHLYLTDSETESDDLSEYFNFQDQKRVNRGFYVGKGKYKIERNKKENVADGKNGQDMKALEEESEMKIRKAAEKYQQGMKLIPIPPSHASPILFITWQGLARSIKQKYEQPLHYLTMKLLKEWDQSRLGSVEERKPLEDIIDPVKAEATIWVVEHFHRQCSSPGHLSKLWLSDPTYQDFIDLNPMITSF from the exons ATGGCGCTGCGCAGTGATCATCTTTATTTGACAGATTCAGAAACAGAATCTGACGATTTAAGCGagtatttcaattttcaagaTCAAAAGAGAGTTAATCGAGGATTTTATgttggaaaaggaaaatataaaattgagaGAAACAAGAAGGAAAATGTGGCTGATGGAAAAAATGGACAGGACATGAAAGCATTGGAGGAAGAATCAG agatgaaaataagaaaggcAGCAGAAAAATATCAGCAAGGGATGAAACTGATACCAATTCCACCAAGTCATGCGTCGCCAATTTTGTTCATAACTTGGCAGGGATTAGCTAGATCCATTAAGCAGAAGTATGAGCAGCCGTTACATTATCTCACAATGAAGCTTTTAAAAGAGTGGGATCAATCCAGACTTGGCTCAGTGGAGGAAAGAAAGCCATTGGAAGATATTATTGATCCTGTCAAAGCTGAAGCTACAATTTGGGTTGTCGAACATTTCCACAGGCAATGCTCTTCTCCTGGCCATCTTTCCAAACTATGGCTTTCAGACCCAACGTACCAAGATTTTATTGATCTTAATCCCATGATCACATCCTTTTGA
- the LOC8274241 gene encoding protein FAR1-RELATED SEQUENCE 5, which produces MDSERNPDIATKRNNSIDSNPQISNDCGANESNVDAVSEPESTLDEPYVGQKFESEAAAHEFYGKYAMCMGFLTRINRTSQLDGSVISKTLVCSREGFQRPNNRNDMTYIRSPKARGSIRVGCKARVSFKKKQDSEKWFISNLIKEHTHPLNDSVFQKARISQVSGDDKRIHELTQELMMERKRSASLREFINLLFNHIEEHTQGLSEKIQYIAEKVNKIESESKDHQTFNLNLNSR; this is translated from the exons A TGGATTCTGAACGTAATCCAGATATTGCAACTAAACGAAATAATTCAATTGATAGCAATCCTCAGATTAGCAATGATTGTGGAGCAAATGAAAGTAATGTTGATGCAGTGTCAGAACCAGAGTCAACCCTAGATGAACCATATGTAGGTCAAAAATTTGAATCAGAAGCAGCTGCACATGAATTTTACGGTAAATATGCCATGTGTATGGGTTTCTTAACCCGTATTAACCGTACCTCCCAACTTGATGGATCTGTTATTTCAAAAACACTTGTTTGTAGCAGAGAGGGTTTTCAAAGACCCAATAATAGGAATGATATGACATATATAAGGTCGCCTAAGGCTCGTGGTTCCATTAGAGTGGGTTGCAAAGCAAGGGTTTCATTCAAAAAGAAGCAGGATTCAGAGAAATGGTTCATTAGCAACTTGATAAAAGAGCACACTCATCCATTGAATGATAGCGTATTTCAAAAGGCACGGATCTCTCAAGTTTCG GGTGACGACAAGAGAATCCATGAACTAACTCAAGAGCTGATGATGGAGAGAAAACGGTCTGCTTCCCTCAGAGAATTCATAAACCTTCTATTCAACCACATTGAGGAGCACACGCAGGGTTTATCAGAAAAGATCCAGTACATAGCAGAAAAAGTAAACAAGATTGAATCTGAATCAAAAGATCATCAGACGTTTAATCTGAATCTAAATTCAAGGTAG
- the LOC8274240 gene encoding ycf20-like protein — protein sequence MACQVGAKMVLQSSVSVMEGEVSERSCITLTICAMQNWSVEPTFSRQIPKIGLKSASFLRKRFKLSGQDWRIPFALDTGGISGNGGEENLDGDSSGLGSTRLGRIVSAGGRQLLQKLNSARKNFPMKIFLLLLGFYTANALATILGQTGDWDVLVAGVVVAAIEGIGMLMYKKPTSPSTGRLQSFVVMMNYWKAGVCLGLFVDAFKLGS from the exons ATGGCCTGTCAAGTTGGAGCGAAGATGGTGCTGCAGTCAAGTGTATCAGTAATGGAGGGTGAAGTCTCTGAAAGATCATGTATAACTCTCACAATTTGTGCAATGCAGAACTGGAGCGTTGAGCCGACTTTTAGTAGACAGATACCGAAGATTGGCTTAAAGTCTGCCTCTTTTCTCAGAAAGAG ATTTAAGTTGAGCGGACAAGATTGGAGAATACCCTTTGCATTGGACACGGGGGGAATATCTGGAAATGGTGGAGAAGAGAATCTTGATGGTGACAGTTCCGGTCTTGGTAGCACCCGATTGGGAAGGATAGTTAGTGCAGGTGGCAGACAGCTATTGCAGAAGCTGAATTCAGCAAGAAAGAACTTCCCTATGAAGATATTTCTCCTTCTATTGGGGTTTTACACAGCAAATGCGCTGGCTACGATTCTTGGGCAGACAGGTGACTGGGATGTATTAGTTGCAGGTGTTGTGGTTGCTGCCATTGAGGGCATTGGTATGCTTATGTACAAAAAGCCTACTTCTCCATCTACTGGGAGGTTGCAATCATTTGTGGTGATGATGAACTATTGGAAAGCTGGTGTGTGCTTAGGTCTTTTTGTGGATGCCTTTAAGTTGGGTAGTTGA
- the LOC8274239 gene encoding putative metallophosphoesterase At3g03305: MGVPVLMLFLFSTIPITSLSAQIHHQVDETEQLVSTQTKQFESKVIEVKGDPESVIWVVQLSDLHFSVHHPDRALDFKKIVGPALQMINPSLVLITGDLTDGKSKDLLTMKQNEDEWLEYQNVMEDVVKRRGLDKNIFYDLRGNHDNFGVPAVGGSFDFFLNYSISGQLGRRRNVNSITVETGDRKHLFVGLDTTMSVGLRGPTNLFGHPTDQLLTQLESQLSQWDSQSNKSVTKIAFGHFPVSFSAFSHSGKSLKDTFLNNSLSAYLCGHLHSRFGKNLKRHHQSIKSFLSSQKFLQLNIHQVPSQSTKNCSFGVSPPQEFWEWEMGDWRKSRAMRIMAIDRGHVSYLDIDFKSGARKTIVLPTFPLDSRTMSTSSWHQKYECQHMIPSSFETVRALVFSVSPIVSVMARIYDANPGTLSMVMETPMTKVVGEMSRGDFYAAPWNYKAFEDPFPDRFWLQIEVIDVMGRSTLTELRPFSVNGLNAKISWTWKEFFVMGCQWAAFYYPLFWSSVYFMLSLLLIPKVLLIFLRKQYSYKSFIVEKSILNGIVWVLQDLSRLSIAWFGFLVYLFYLFLCPWCIGHVFTDGRDLGYMTYMGWVVRSFSNSKRHEYIGFPDIMVVVLPHLLFVVFPSILVAGALAAERGMFKERFLSCSGKKEDDGYSQNNQKSQNCEMRGNRRPKFYFGERWIRKMLLVVCLAICWKHFMNCRALVKAYEMNPLLHFPVYAFAIPLLLAYTVYKTRRI; encoded by the exons ATGGGTGTTCCGGTTTTGATGTTATTCCTCTTTTCCACAATACCCATCACTTCACTTTCTGCACAAATACACCACCAAGTAGACGAAACAGAGCAATTGGTTTCAACACAAACCAAACAATTCGAAAGCAAGGTGATCGAAGTGAAAGGAGATCCAGAATCAGTAATATGGGTGGTGCAGCTCTCTGATCTCCATTTCAGTGTTCACCACCCTGATAGAGCGCTAGACTTTAAGAAGATTGTTGGACCTGCTCTTCAAATGATTAACCCTTCTCTTGTTCTCATCACTGGTGATCTTACAG ATGGGAAAAGCAAGGACTTGCTAACAATGAAACAAAATGAAGATGAATGGCTAGAGTACCAAAATGTAATGGAAGATGTTGTCAAAAGAAGAGGACTTGACAAGAACATCTTCTATGATCTCAGAGGAAACCATGATAATTTTGGAGTACCTGCTGTTGGTGGTtcatttgatttctttttgaactACAGCATCAGTGGGCAGTTGGGAAGAAGGAGAAATGTTAACAGCATCACAGTTGAG ACTGGTGACCGCAAACACCTTTTTGTTGGGTTGGACACTACAATGTCTGTTGGGTTACGGGGCCCAACCAATCTTTTTGGGCATCCTACTGACCAACTATTAACTCAACTAGAATCTCAACTCTCACAGTGGGATTCTCAGTCAAACAAATCTGTAACTAAGATAGCCTTTGGACATTTTCCAGTTTCATTCTCTGCATTCTCACATTCTGGGAAGAGCCTTAAAGATACATTtcttaataattcattatCAGCATACCTTTGTGGGCATCTTCATAGTAGGTTTGGCAAGAACTTAAAGCGGCACCACCAGTCAATTAAAAGTTTTTTGTCCTCTCAGAAGTTTCTCCAGTTAAACATACACCAAGTACCTTCCCAAAGTACTAAAAACTGTTCATTTGGTGTCTCACCACCTCAAGAGTTCTGGGAGTGGGAAATGGGTGACTGGAGGAAGAGTAGAGCCATGCGGATTATGGCTATTGATAGAGGCCATGTTTCATATTTGGACATCGATTTCAAATCAGGAGCCAGAAAAACCATTGTATTGCCCACATTCCCACTAGACTCACGCACCATGTCAACATCTTCATGGCACCAAAAGTATGAATGCCAACATATGATCCCTTCGTCTTTTGAAACAGTTAGAGCTCTTGTTTTTTCTGTTTCTCCAATTGTCTCTGTTATGGCTAGGATCTATGATGCAAATCCTGGAACTTTGAGCATGGTCATGGAAACGCCCATGACAAAAGTTGTGGGGGAAATGTCCAGGGGAGACTTTTATGCAGCTCCTTGGAATTATAAAGCCTTTGAAGATCCATTTCCTGATAGATTTTGGCTGCAAATAGAAGTAATTGACGTAATGGGAAGATCAACTTTGACAGAATTAAGGCCATTTTCAGTGAATGGTCTAAATGCTAAGATCTCATGGACATGGAAGGAATTTTTTGTCATGGGTTGCCAATGGGCTGCCTTTTATTACCCATTATTCTGGTCGTCTGTATATTTTATGCTCTCCTTGCTGCTTATTCCAAAAGTTCTTCTCATATTTTTAAGGAAGCAATATTCTTATAAGTCTTTTATTGTTGAAAAAAGCATCCTAAATGGTATAGTATGGGTTTTACAGGACCTCTCCAGGCTTAGCATAGCATGGTTTGGATTTCTAGTGTACTTATTCTACCTTTTTTTATGTCCCTGGTGCATTGGGCATGTTTTCACTGATGGAAGGGATTTGGGTTACATGACCTACATGGGATGGGTAGTAAGATCATTCAGCAACAGCAAAAGACACGAGTATATTGGATTCCCAGATATAATGGTGGTAGTCCTTCCCCATTTATTGTTTGTAGTTTTTCCTTCTATTTTGGTTGCTGGGGCATTGGCAGCTGAAAGAGGCATGTTCAAGGAACgttttctttcatgttcaggaaagaaagaagatgatgGTTATAGTCAGAACAATCAGAAATCTCAAAATTGTGAAATGCGAGGAAACAGAAgaccaaaattttattttggtgaGAGGTGGATTCGGAAAATGCTCTTGGTGGTTTGCTTGGCAATCTGTTGGAAGCATTTTATG AATTGCAGAGCCCTCGTGAAAGCTTATGAGATGAATCCCTTGCTGCATTTTCCGGTGTATGCCTTTGCAATTCCATTACTGTTGGCTTACACTGTGTACAAAACCAGGAGGATTTAA
- the LOC8274238 gene encoding LOW QUALITY PROTEIN: disease resistance protein RUN1 (The sequence of the model RefSeq protein was modified relative to this genomic sequence to represent the inferred CDS: inserted 1 base in 1 codon; substituted 1 base at 1 genomic stop codon), which yields MPFSSSSSSSSSSSNHHVKYDVFLSFRGTDTRNNFTSHLYSALIRCGIITFIDTRLERGEGIESAILKAIEESIISVVILSKNYASSPWCLDELVKIFECRDKQGQKIIPVFYHVDPTELDNQTGSFGEALAKHEQDFNEIIMDKVPNWRIVLSRAANIAREVMTPSSFLFLIPPTSNRVESELIEVVLKEILKHLTYDISYGFKNLVGINSRVSXVESLLCIGSNDVRIIGLXGNGGIGKTTVAKFVYQKYVSQFEGSCFLENVRDHSLPQLRNELLVQLLGEGNTNSRLLLGMRQLHRKKDSYCSVLGLFLYGKTQKEWRSKVKKLGRIPDKKIQNILKTSYDELDSHDQQIFLDIACFFKGEPIYCVVRFLDACGFSTLIGLKVLADKSLVIMLNEKVDMHDLLQEMGRQIIRQESKEPGIRSRLWNREDIYHVLKKNTGSGAIKGLCLDKSKLEKISLPTRVFANMNGIKLFKFHNFDSNVDTVRYFKDVEPVPENMVFPEGLEHLPNELRFLQWHFYPEKSLPSSFQPEKLLEINLSVAVLKDFGKECRIFQI from the exons AtgcctttttcttcttcttcttcttcttcttcttcttcttctaatcATCATGTAAAGTATGATGTGTTCCTTAGTTTTAGAGGTACAGACACCCGTAACAATTTCACAAGCCATCTCTACTCTGCTTTGATTCGATGCGGAATTATCACCTTCATAGACACTAGACTTGAAAGAGGAGAAGGGATTGAGTCAGCAATCTTGAAAGCTATTGAGGAGTCTATTATTTCTGTGGTTATATTGTCCAAAAACTATGCATCTTCACCGTGGTGCTTGGATGAACTGGTGAAGATCTTTGAATGCAGGGACAAGCAAGGACAGAAGATAATTCCTGTATTCTACCATGTAGATCCCACGGAGTTAGACAACCAAACGGGAAGCTTTGGAGAAGCATTAGCTAAGCATGAGCAAGATTTCAATGAGATCATTATGGACAAGGTCCCAAACTGGAGAATTGTTTTGAGCAGAGCTGCCAATATAGCTAGGGAGGTCATGACACCCTCAAG ttttctttttctaataccTCCAACTTCCAACAGGGTTGAGTCTGAGCTTATTGAAGTTGTTCTCAAAGAAATTCTGAAACATCTAACGTATGATATCTCCTATGGCTTCAAGAATTTGGTTGGAATAAATTCACGAGTTTCTTAGGTTGAATCATTGTTATGCATTGGGTCAAATGATGTCCGCATAATTGGAC TGGGGAATGGCGGCATCGGTAAGACAACTGTTGCTAAATTTGTTTACCAAAAATATGTTTCTCAATTTGAAGGTAGCTGCTTCCTTGAAAATGTTCGTGATCACAGTCTACCTCAATTACGAAATGAACTTCTTGTTCAATTACTAGGTGAAGGGAATACCAATTCAAGACTACTTCTTGGGATGAGACAACTTCATCGGAAAAAAGATTCTTATTGTTCT GTCTTGGGTTTATTTCTTTATGGCAAGACCCAAAAAGAATGGAGAAGCAAAGTGAAAAAGCTTGGAAGAATTCCTGACAAGAAGATACAGAACATATTGAAAACAAGCTATGATGAACTTGATTCTCATGACCAACAGATATTTCTTGACATAGCTTGTTTCTTTAAAGGAGAGCCAATATATTGTGTTGTAAGATTTTTAGACGCTTGTGGATTCTCTACCTTAATTGGCTTAAAAGTGCTTGCTGATAAGTCTCTCGTTATTATGTTAAATGAGAAAGTAGATATGCATGATTTGTTGCAAGAAATGGGTCGACAAATTATTCGCCAGGAATCTAAAGAGCCAGGAATACGAAGCAGGTTATGGAATCGTGAGGATATCTATCATGTTCTGAAAAAAAATACT GGGAGTGGAGCGATTAAAGGCCTGTGTCTTGATAAATCGAAGTTAGAGAAGATAAGCTTGCCTACAAGAGTATTTGCTAATATGAATGGAATAAAATTGTTCAAGTTCCATAACTTTGATAGTAATGTAGATACTGTGCGGTACTTTAAGGATGTTGAACCTGTTCCTGAGAATATGGTCTTCCCTGAGGGCCTTGAACATCTTCCTAATGAGCTAAGGTTTCTCCAGTGGCATTTTTATCCTGAGAAATCTCTTCCATCAAGTTTTCAACCTGAGAAGTTGCTGGAGATTAACTTATCTGTAGCTGTGTTGAAAGACTTTGGAAAGGAGTGCAG GATCTTCCAAATTTAG